From the genome of Thermogutta terrifontis, one region includes:
- a CDS encoding methyltransferase domain-containing protein, producing the protein MKTCRRESTRAAVFTENALRQKVFLLITLAITASGMLLWRPTLVASESAPPIAEKVRREHPRIWLTPEDWRRLPFRREQDGFPAKEYEDLRRFAYSQSFNPNLWVTPDQAIATLVVFLMEKQDPALRPRIDRFTDYLCTAEGDSWTRLRMLKALAITYDWLHPLLSPKEKDRLIRRMQEVVEVMKKQYRHSDYNNHVYLEYGPLVYAALALAHEEASPWATELLAECDQMLKQHFIPTVNQLGGGKPGQKGEGGWHESMSYFSFFAYELAHQMEAWRTATGEDLFAMCPGLGGAGRWLLYCTRPFDNSFAPIADIETPARWGHQETAYLWLLAQRYRDPFAQWVANHTPLRYPFHIWPKILWFDASIREVQRESLPTGCLFPGVGWASFRSDWGPEAIWGVFVCGDSFAGHQHADQNSFVLSAGEELLVDAGQYGAKAAEFHNTLLIGGGQRVLGNDPRQFVGPTVPGGPFDTGDILAFQENPRFTMVVGDASNAYGRFEKGRRIDPRPTFIRRLLFLKPDVLVLDDYVVPPTPATPVSVLFHFPQAPAIDGDMIRYAGARSSLEMLRIWPPSLPAEAIAVSEEVAGQQKRRSVRVTVSLPSQSVQRNLWVMAVGKADHPPHLKDRLKILSATAEMISLSVRLAEGATVQLDLPLPDWTQATIAYEGDPIISTDRPWPLAAGVLPFTAEGLALIERWDRAYHAGNRPAWDTGRPSSDLRQAIAEKWLQPGRALELGCGTGTNAIYLAEQGFDVTAIDLAPTALAIARDKAKKAGVSVRWLLGDVLNPPSYLPKFDYVYDRGCYHGVRRTAAAEYIATLRRVTKPGSRVLILAGNANEPGTGGPPRVREEEIREDFSRDFHILRLEPTRFDTPSSDRQGALAWTILLERKATP; encoded by the coding sequence GTGAAAACCTGCAGACGCGAATCGACACGAGCCGCTGTTTTCACCGAAAACGCCCTGCGGCAAAAAGTCTTTCTGTTGATCACTCTGGCGATTACTGCTTCGGGGATGCTGCTTTGGCGTCCCACCCTTGTGGCCTCGGAGAGTGCTCCTCCGATTGCCGAAAAAGTTCGTCGCGAACACCCACGAATCTGGCTGACTCCCGAGGATTGGCGACGACTTCCTTTTCGCCGAGAACAGGACGGCTTTCCCGCCAAAGAATACGAAGACCTGCGACGTTTTGCCTATTCCCAAAGTTTCAACCCCAATCTTTGGGTCACGCCGGATCAGGCCATCGCCACCCTCGTGGTGTTTCTCATGGAAAAGCAGGACCCCGCACTTCGGCCACGGATTGACAGATTTACCGACTATCTTTGCACCGCCGAGGGGGACTCGTGGACGCGGCTTCGGATGCTCAAAGCTCTGGCAATAACCTACGACTGGCTCCATCCGCTGCTGTCCCCGAAGGAGAAAGACCGCCTGATCCGGCGAATGCAGGAGGTGGTTGAGGTAATGAAAAAGCAGTACCGCCATTCCGATTACAACAATCACGTGTATCTGGAATACGGTCCACTGGTCTATGCAGCCCTAGCTCTGGCGCACGAAGAGGCATCCCCATGGGCGACCGAGCTGTTGGCGGAATGTGACCAGATGCTCAAGCAGCACTTCATTCCCACTGTAAACCAACTCGGCGGCGGCAAGCCCGGTCAGAAAGGCGAGGGTGGCTGGCACGAAAGCATGAGTTATTTCAGTTTCTTCGCGTACGAACTGGCCCATCAAATGGAGGCCTGGCGGACAGCCACCGGCGAAGATCTGTTCGCAATGTGTCCCGGGCTGGGCGGCGCCGGTCGATGGCTGCTGTACTGCACTCGGCCTTTCGACAATTCTTTCGCCCCGATCGCCGACATCGAAACCCCTGCCCGATGGGGTCACCAGGAAACAGCCTACCTCTGGCTGCTCGCCCAGCGGTATCGGGATCCTTTTGCCCAATGGGTGGCCAACCATACTCCCTTGCGGTATCCCTTCCACATCTGGCCCAAGATTCTCTGGTTTGATGCCTCGATCCGCGAAGTGCAGCGGGAGAGCCTTCCCACGGGCTGTCTTTTCCCGGGTGTCGGCTGGGCCAGCTTCCGCAGCGACTGGGGCCCCGAAGCCATTTGGGGGGTGTTTGTGTGTGGTGATAGCTTCGCCGGCCACCAGCACGCCGATCAAAACAGTTTTGTGCTCTCCGCCGGGGAGGAACTGCTTGTGGACGCGGGGCAGTACGGGGCAAAGGCCGCAGAATTTCACAACACGCTTTTGATCGGTGGTGGCCAGCGCGTGCTGGGAAATGATCCGCGACAGTTTGTCGGTCCCACGGTGCCGGGAGGACCGTTCGACACCGGCGACATTTTGGCCTTCCAGGAGAACCCGCGTTTCACGATGGTGGTAGGCGATGCCTCGAACGCTTATGGTCGCTTCGAGAAAGGCCGGCGAATCGACCCCCGACCGACATTCATCCGGCGGCTGCTCTTCCTCAAACCTGACGTGCTGGTCCTGGATGACTATGTGGTTCCTCCAACTCCTGCAACCCCTGTGTCCGTGCTTTTCCACTTTCCCCAGGCTCCCGCGATTGATGGAGACATGATCCGTTACGCTGGGGCCCGATCGTCGCTGGAAATGCTGCGGATTTGGCCGCCGTCTCTCCCCGCGGAAGCCATCGCCGTCAGTGAGGAGGTGGCCGGGCAGCAGAAGCGGCGAAGCGTCCGCGTTACCGTTTCCTTACCCAGCCAATCCGTCCAGCGGAACCTCTGGGTCATGGCAGTGGGGAAGGCGGACCATCCCCCGCATCTGAAGGACCGGCTCAAAATCCTTTCAGCCACTGCGGAGATGATTTCACTGAGCGTCCGCCTGGCGGAGGGAGCCACCGTCCAGCTAGATCTACCGCTCCCGGACTGGACTCAGGCCACTATCGCCTACGAGGGGGACCCAATCATTTCCACTGATCGTCCCTGGCCGTTGGCTGCGGGCGTCTTGCCGTTCACCGCGGAGGGGCTTGCCCTCATCGAGCGTTGGGACCGTGCGTATCACGCGGGGAACAGACCAGCGTGGGATACGGGTCGGCCTTCTAGCGATCTGCGTCAGGCGATCGCCGAAAAATGGTTGCAGCCGGGCCGGGCCCTCGAACTCGGATGCGGCACGGGCACAAACGCGATCTATCTGGCGGAGCAGGGTTTTGATGTGACGGCGATCGATCTGGCCCCCACCGCTCTCGCCATCGCTCGCGACAAAGCCAAAAAGGCCGGCGTGAGCGTCCGATGGTTGCTGGGCGACGTGCTCAATCCTCCCTCGTATCTGCCCAAGTTTGATTATGTCTATGATCGGGGCTGCTACCACGGCGTCCGCCGCACGGCCGCCGCCGAGTATATCGCCACTTTACGCCGTGTGACCAAGCCCGGCAGCCGTGTGCTTATTCTGGCGGGCAACGCCAATGAACCGGGGACGGGCGGGCCGCCCCGGGTTCGCGAAGAAGAAATCCGCGAAGATTTTTCCCGCGATTTCCACATTCTCAGGTTGGAGCCGACACGCTTCGACACACCCAGCAGTGACCGGCAGGGGGCCTTGGCGTGGACCATCCTGCTCGAGCGCAAAGCCACTCCGTGA
- a CDS encoding phosphoribosyltransferase, with protein MQVLLDENTLREGVDRLAQQIEERYRGKKLTLVGVLLGSVVFLADLMRRLTIPYGVAMISSRQMATEDNRPGHLVIHADSLMPEVKGRHVLIIDDIYDTGETLWELIPQFDEFNVSSVHSAVLLRKKGRQRVPVAPDFVGFEIPDVYVVGYGMDYRGYYRNLPYIASLSPEEMANFRENDR; from the coding sequence ATGCAGGTCCTTTTGGATGAGAACACACTTCGGGAAGGAGTTGACCGTCTTGCCCAGCAGATTGAGGAGCGCTATCGGGGGAAGAAACTTACCCTCGTGGGGGTCCTTCTGGGAAGTGTCGTGTTCCTTGCCGATTTGATGCGGCGGCTGACGATTCCGTACGGGGTGGCGATGATTTCGTCACGGCAAATGGCTACCGAGGACAATCGGCCGGGACATCTTGTCATCCACGCCGATTCCCTCATGCCGGAAGTAAAAGGGCGGCACGTGCTGATCATCGACGACATTTATGACACGGGTGAGACGTTGTGGGAACTGATTCCGCAATTTGATGAATTCAATGTCAGTTCTGTCCACTCCGCGGTCCTGTTAAGGAAGAAGGGGCGGCAGCGTGTGCCGGTGGCCCCCGATTTCGTGGGCTTTGAAATTCCCGATGTTTACGTGGTTGGTTACGGGATGGATTACCGCGGGTATTACCGGAATCTTCCGTATATCGCTTCTCTGAGCCCCGAGGAGATGGCCAACTTTCGGGAGAACGATAGGTGA
- a CDS encoding glycosyltransferase family 4 protein, whose translation MIAARLVCVTRRFWPLVGGAERFMGEFAVEAQRQGRSTRLLTARWEPSWPSTLTYRDVPVIRLRQLKARFIGTLVYMAALRRWLRRYQSSYDLVFVSLLKHDAVAAHWAVKSRRPLVLIAEGSGSTGDCAWQEQAVLGRWIRRICYRADAVIAPSREIQEELLQAGYPPKKIHYLPHGVKIPPERTPERRHQARQSLAALHPRFHLQPDEELAVFVGRLHPGKGLRELVEAWRLVVQRRPTVRLWLVGEGPMETELHRQIDTAGLHSRVVLAGSFDDVGEILQAADLFVFPSHREGMSLALLEAMAAGLPIVATDIPGNRALVQSGESALLVPVESPRDLAEAVIHIAENRELAQRLAQRARSVAVTQFSLEETVRRHLELFDDIYTQFMKNRQVR comes from the coding sequence GTGATCGCTGCTCGGCTGGTGTGTGTGACGCGGCGATTTTGGCCACTGGTTGGTGGGGCGGAGCGATTTATGGGAGAATTCGCGGTGGAAGCCCAACGGCAAGGGCGATCCACGAGGCTTCTCACAGCCCGGTGGGAACCTTCCTGGCCCAGCACACTCACCTATCGAGATGTGCCCGTGATTCGACTCCGCCAGTTGAAAGCGCGCTTCATCGGCACGCTTGTCTATATGGCAGCGCTGCGGCGCTGGCTTCGCCGGTATCAGTCGTCCTATGATTTGGTGTTTGTATCTCTTTTGAAGCATGACGCCGTGGCGGCTCACTGGGCTGTGAAAAGCCGCCGACCCCTGGTCCTCATCGCGGAGGGAAGTGGCAGCACAGGGGACTGCGCCTGGCAGGAGCAGGCCGTTTTGGGCAGGTGGATTCGCCGGATCTGCTACCGGGCGGACGCGGTAATCGCACCCAGTCGAGAAATTCAGGAAGAGCTTCTCCAGGCCGGTTACCCGCCGAAAAAAATCCATTATCTGCCTCATGGTGTAAAAATACCCCCAGAACGGACACCGGAGCGTCGCCACCAGGCGCGTCAGAGTCTTGCGGCGTTGCATCCACGGTTTCATCTTCAGCCGGACGAAGAGCTGGCCGTCTTCGTGGGGCGGCTTCATCCAGGGAAAGGACTGCGGGAACTGGTGGAAGCATGGAGGCTGGTTGTCCAACGACGCCCAACTGTGCGGCTGTGGCTGGTGGGGGAAGGGCCCATGGAAACCGAGCTCCACCGCCAAATCGACACCGCAGGACTGCATTCCCGAGTTGTGCTGGCCGGCAGTTTTGATGATGTGGGGGAAATCCTTCAGGCAGCAGATCTGTTTGTGTTCCCATCCCACCGGGAAGGCATGTCTCTGGCACTGCTGGAGGCGATGGCGGCGGGACTGCCGATTGTGGCGACCGATATCCCGGGCAATCGGGCCTTGGTGCAGAGTGGGGAATCAGCGCTGCTGGTTCCGGTTGAATCGCCACGGGACCTCGCTGAAGCCGTCATCCACATTGCAGAAAATCGAGAGTTGGCCCAGCGTTTGGCACAGCGCGCCCGCTCTGTGGCGGTCACGCAGTTCTCCCTCGAGGAGACAGTCCGCCGACATCTGGAGCTTTTTGATGATATCTACACTCAATTCATGAAAAATCGGCAGGTACGGTGA
- a CDS encoding glycosyltransferase yields MNALGTDRIVHIIPTLDQAGAEKQMTTLACQLRRRGWDVRVAVLTRDGPYRAELKAAGVPVFYVNKRGKLDLSALVRLRRWLEEVKPAIVQTWLFAANVYGRIAAKQAKVPHILASERCVDLWKSWWHFVFDRYLARWTDRIVVNSSGVASFYESRGIPQNKIVVIPNGMAIPERPAGSRQSLLLELKLPPDARLVGVVGRLWPQKSLRDAIWAEDLLKRLRDDVHLLIVGDGPERRALERYCGHLEITDRVHFLGHRRDAVRIMAHLDVFWNTSRYEGQSNSLMEAMALGVPVVASDIPGNRDLVVHGATGYLVPRGFQFRAGIAKYTQKILEDPELAARLGMAGRERIATHFSVERMVDAYEALYRTLTGAGTISAGQLEPSKVQQ; encoded by the coding sequence ATGAACGCATTGGGCACAGATAGAATTGTGCATATCATTCCAACGCTGGATCAGGCGGGCGCGGAAAAACAGATGACGACGCTCGCTTGCCAACTCCGGCGTCGGGGCTGGGATGTTCGGGTGGCCGTTCTCACCCGGGATGGCCCTTATCGGGCCGAGCTGAAAGCTGCGGGCGTGCCTGTTTTTTATGTGAACAAACGGGGCAAGCTGGACCTCTCGGCGCTCGTTCGCCTGCGGCGCTGGCTGGAAGAAGTGAAACCGGCCATCGTCCAAACGTGGCTTTTTGCGGCCAACGTGTACGGACGGATCGCTGCCAAACAGGCAAAAGTTCCGCACATCCTGGCCTCTGAACGCTGCGTGGACTTGTGGAAAAGCTGGTGGCATTTCGTGTTCGATCGGTACCTCGCCCGGTGGACCGATCGCATCGTGGTGAACAGCTCGGGCGTGGCGTCTTTTTATGAGTCCAGGGGAATACCCCAAAACAAAATCGTGGTCATCCCTAATGGAATGGCGATTCCGGAGCGACCAGCCGGATCGCGACAATCCCTGCTCTTAGAACTGAAGTTACCACCCGATGCCCGGCTGGTGGGAGTGGTCGGACGGCTGTGGCCGCAAAAGAGTCTTCGGGATGCGATTTGGGCGGAGGACCTTCTGAAACGTCTTCGCGACGACGTTCATCTGCTCATTGTGGGAGACGGCCCCGAACGGCGGGCTCTGGAGCGCTACTGCGGACACCTAGAAATCACCGATCGCGTCCATTTTCTGGGCCATCGGCGCGACGCGGTGCGCATCATGGCGCATCTGGATGTCTTCTGGAACACGAGTCGATACGAAGGTCAGTCCAATTCTCTCATGGAAGCCATGGCGCTGGGGGTTCCGGTGGTGGCCTCGGATATTCCCGGCAATCGGGACCTCGTGGTTCATGGCGCGACGGGATACCTGGTGCCGCGGGGCTTTCAATTTCGGGCGGGGATAGCCAAATACACGCAGAAAATACTTGAGGATCCGGAACTGGCCGCCCGTTTAGGAATGGCAGGTCGGGAAAGGATTGCAACCCACTTTTCCGTGGAACGGATGGTGGATGCCTATGAGGCGCTCTATCGAACCTTAACGGGTGCCGGGACGATTTCCGCCGGTCAATTGGAGCCAAGCAAGGTACAGCAGTGA